One Salmo trutta chromosome 12, fSalTru1.1, whole genome shotgun sequence genomic region harbors:
- the LOC115202547 gene encoding NAD(P)H dehydrogenase [quinone] 1-like: IHPPPYHTPCVCVCSCVCVPAQKTVLIVYAHQSGGSFNSAVKDVAVEALRQQGYEVVVSDLYAMNFKASATMEDITGEVKNPEHFKYGEETMQAWKEGRLSDDIIAEQRKVEAAELVIFQFPMYWFSVPAIMKGWIDRVLSQGFAFSLQKMYSNGIFKDKKAMLSFTTGSMQTMYRPDGLNGDINVTLWPLQNGVLHFCGFQVLAPQVFWCPGHSPPANRTAMLDGWRARLKTLLVERPLTFAPCELFDLTFPGGFMLRPEVREEQRTRPHGITTGHHLGKPLPPDNQLKAEG, encoded by the exons ATACATCCACCACCTTATCatacaccctgtgtgtgtgtgtgttcttgcgtGTGTGTACCAGCTCAGAAGACAGTGCTGATTGTGTACGCCCATCAGAGTGGGGGGTCCTTTAACTCGGCAGTGAAGGATGTTGCCGTGGAAGCCCTCAGACAGCAGGGATACGAGGTTGTTGTGTCTGACCTTTACGCCATGAACTTCAAAGCCTCCGCCACAATGGAGGATATCACAG GTGAGGTGAAGAACCCGGAGCACTTCAAGTACGGAGAGGAGACCATGCAAGCCTGGAAGGAGGGTCGACTCAGTGATGACATCATAGCTGAGCAGCGGAAAGTGGAGGCGGCGGAGCTCGTCATCTTCCAG tTCCCTATGTACTGGTTCAGCGTTCCAGCCATCATGAAGGGCtggatagacagagtcctgagtCAAGGCTTTGCCTTCTCGCTGCAGAAGATGTACAGCAATGGAATATTCAAG GACAAGAAAGCCATGTTGTCGTTCACCACTGGATCTATGCAGACTATGTACCGCCCTGACGGCCTCAACGGAGACATTAATGTCACACTGTGGCCCCTACAG AACGGCGTGCTTCACTTCTGTGGGTTCCAGGTGCTAGCCCCCCAGGTGTTCTGGTGTCCGGGACACAGCCCCCCCGCGAATCGGACAGCCATGCTGGATGGCTGGAGGGCCAGGCTGAAGACCCTGCTGGTCGAGCGACCCCTGACCTTTGCCCCCTGCGAGCTGTTTGACCTGACCTTCCCCGGGGGCTTCATGCTGCGGCCGGAGGTCAGGGAGGAGCAGCGCACCCGCCCCCACGGCATCACCACCGGACACCACCTGGGGAAACCCCTCCCCCCTGACAACCAGCTGAAGGCTGAAGGCTGA